The Prochlorococcus marinus CUG1433 genome contains the following window.
GATCTTTATCCGGTTATTTATTTCCTAATTTATCTCAATTTATAGGCGGATTAGAGCTCTCAAGAATAAATCTTCCAATAGCAATTCTTATCTGGGGAATGATTTTCCCAATGATGTTATCAATAGATTTCAAGTCAATAATAAATTTGAAATATAAGATTAAAGGATTTTCTATTGTCCTTTTTATTAATTGGTTAATAAAACCAGTTTCAATGGCCATCATTGCAGCCTCTTTTTTATATTTTTTATATGGTAATTTTATAGATCCTGTACTTGCTAAAGAATATGTTTCTGGAATGATTCTATTAGGAATAGCGCCATGTACAGCAATGGTTTTTGTCTGGAGTAATCTTGTTAAAGGCGATCCTTTATTTACTTTAATCCAAGTAGCTATTAATGATCTAATATTAATTTTAGCCTTTCCATTATTGTCAAAAATTCTTTTAGGATTTAACAGTATAGATATCCCGTTAGATACTGTTTTCGGTTCTGTAATAATCTTTATTTTGGTACCACTTTTTCTAGCAATATTTTTAAAAAATAAAATCTATAGCGAAAAAAGAATAAAAAGTATTTTGAATAAAAGTAAAAGTTATTCGTTGTTTTTTTTAATTCTTACAGTCTTTTTATTATTCTTTGTTCAATCAAAATCTATATTACAAAATCCTATTCATATAATCTTAATTTCAATTCCATTAATAATACAGACTCTTTTTATTTTTTATTTAACTGCTTTTTCAATGAAGTTTTTTAGGCAAAAGTATTCTATTTCCTGTCCAGGATCGATGATAGCAGCTTCAAACTTTTTTGAACTTGCAGTAGCTGTATCGATAACTCTTTTTGGGATTAATTCAGGAGCTGCTTTAGCCACTATAGTTGGGGTACTAGTAGAAGTTCCTTTGATGCTTTATTTAGTAAATATTTCTAAGTCTTCCAAAATATTATTTATAAAGTAATATTTTCTTCATACCATTGAATTCTTTCTTCTAAATAAGTGCTCATACTTCTGCCAAATCAAAAGCCTTTTTAAGATCTTTGGTCATAAATCTAGCGTAACTTTCTAGGTGTGTTTGTAGATCATGCCCCATTGCATCAGCAATTTGTTTAGGTGCTCGCATTGTTCCATCTTCCATAGGTCTAGTGTGAGCAACATATGCGTATCTATGACGGAAGGAATATGGTTTGCACTTTTGTCCTTCTGCTTCTGCTTCTGCACAAATAGACAACCAAGTCTTTCTAATGCTCTTCCTCCTAAGATATTCTCCAAAGTTTTGACCGCCATTACCTAGAGGAATTTTTGGCAGTTCTTCTCCCGCTGCCAACCTTTGC
Protein-coding sequences here:
- the arsB gene encoding ACR3 family arsenite efflux transporter, whose amino-acid sequence is MQFSDRYLSIWVFLAMCIGSLSGYLFPNLSQFIGGLELSRINLPIAILIWGMIFPMMLSIDFKSIINLKYKIKGFSIVLFINWLIKPVSMAIIAASFLYFLYGNFIDPVLAKEYVSGMILLGIAPCTAMVFVWSNLVKGDPLFTLIQVAINDLILILAFPLLSKILLGFNSIDIPLDTVFGSVIIFILVPLFLAIFLKNKIYSEKRIKSILNKSKSYSLFFLILTVFLLFFVQSKSILQNPIHIILISIPLIIQTLFIFYLTAFSMKFFRQKYSISCPGSMIAASNFFELAVAVSITLFGINSGAALATIVGVLVEVPLMLYLVNISKSSKILFIK